One Phragmites australis chromosome 23, lpPhrAust1.1, whole genome shotgun sequence DNA window includes the following coding sequences:
- the LOC133905719 gene encoding probable F-box protein At2g36090 produces MAIDDRCPAFGDDGGGEATAIEDLPTDVLALVLRRLDGASLAALGCASSTFHDLATDPDAWRALCLALCPSVRDVVRDGDGAKGAHRQLFADAFPFPSPAVSPSSAVPRCGLPTRLVSAVDLHHRGACIMSRVVETDASGWFLGSPFRVDALVQEGFSAPTSIAPAELALSWVLIDPASGRAVNASSRRPVCVDRRWLTGEAVVRFAVVLGDVVLDAAVTCDERYGHVREVSLCMEDGEGGGVSGRDGLAVVAAAMAGARQGRGAEEAARLRYQEFVKGRTDRKKRKARREGIIDLCCSVVGAAAFLGFLLMLTFR; encoded by the coding sequence ATGGCGATCGACGACCGGTGCCCCGCATTTGGGGACGACGGCGGAGGCGAAGCGACCGCCATCGAGGACCTGCCCACGGACGTCCTGGCCCTCGTGCTCCGCCGGCTCGACGGCGCCTCGCTGGCCGCGCTCGGGTGCGCGAGCTCCACCTTCCACGACCTCGCCACCGACCCGGACGCGTGGCGCGCGCTCTGCCTCGCGCTGTGTCCCTCGGTCCGCGACGTCGTCCGTGACGGCGACGGCGCCAAAGGCGCCCACCGGCAGCTCTTCGCCGACGCGTTCCCGTTCCCGTCCCCGGCCGTGTCGCCGTCGTCGGCCGTCCCGCGCTGCGGCCTCCCCACGCGGCTCGTCTCGGCCGTCGACCTGCACCACCGGGGCGCCTGCATCATGTCGCGCGTCGTGGAGACGGATGCCTCGGGGTGGTTCCTGGGCTCGCCGTTCCGCGTCGACGCGCTCGTGCAGGAGGGCTTCTCGGCGCCGACCTCGATCGCGCCGGCCGAGCTGGCACTGAGCTGGGTCCTGATCGACCCGGCGTCCGGCCGTGCCGTGAACGCCTCGAGCCGGCGCCCGGTGTGCGTCGACCGGAGGTGGCTCACAGGGGAGGCCGTCGTTCGGTTCGCCGTGGTTCTCGGCGACGTCGTCCTGGACGCGGCAGTCACGTGCGACGAGCGGTACGGGCACGTCAGAGAGGTGAGCTTGTGCATGGAGGacggcgagggcggcggcgtGAGCGGGCGGGACGGGCTGGCCGTGGTTGCCGCGGCCATGGCCGGCGCGAGGCAGGGACGCGGCGCCGAGGAGGCGGCGAGGCTGCGGTACCAAGAGTTCGTGAAGGGGAGGACGGACAGGAAGAAGCGGAAGGCGAGGCGGGAAGGCATCATCGACCTCTGCTGCTCCGTCGTCGGAGCAGCGGCGTTCCTGGGGTTCCTTTTGATGCTGACGTTCCGGTGA